A window from Prochlorococcus marinus CUG1435 encodes these proteins:
- a CDS encoding DUF4912 domain-containing protein, whose product MPEGIMNKDQLLSLTLRQLRQEASKLSVPLYSRKTKAVLVDLILKYQEKSSKKTKISLSEPEFEENFESNTLNSSKEIKTNVVFLPRDPDWAYVFWQISDVDREKAQSLGANKLCLRLFDASGSEGSNFNQGTLREIAVDSYSTEWYLPIPLADRDYKVELGYKYGFNWMSLAFSSISHVPGSHPSEQILDKFVPFNLDSTSESIPDISNPVVSEQNGMHERLYQAATNIPLRRKVGSEEFMENVNSTNLNDNLTDSGSGKWSSGLNDSGSGIVKNRSFWLVADAELIVYGATEPSAKLTIGGEDVPLAADGTFRIQVPFRDGTQKYDIKAVDVSGEQEKSISMKFDRTTPLDDTNEKDNAETEWF is encoded by the coding sequence GTGCCTGAAGGGATCATGAATAAAGATCAATTACTCTCACTTACCCTCAGACAATTACGTCAAGAAGCAAGTAAATTATCAGTACCGCTTTACAGCCGTAAAACAAAGGCTGTTTTAGTTGACTTAATACTTAAATATCAGGAAAAATCTTCTAAGAAAACAAAAATAAGTTTATCAGAACCAGAATTTGAAGAAAATTTTGAGTCCAACACCTTAAATAGTAGTAAAGAAATTAAAACAAATGTAGTATTCCTACCCCGAGATCCAGATTGGGCTTATGTTTTTTGGCAAATTTCTGATGTAGATAGAGAAAAAGCACAATCTTTGGGAGCTAACAAATTATGCTTAAGGTTATTTGATGCATCTGGATCTGAAGGAAGCAACTTTAATCAAGGAACACTAAGGGAGATAGCAGTTGATAGTTATAGTACTGAGTGGTATTTGCCAATCCCACTTGCAGATAGAGACTACAAAGTTGAATTAGGTTATAAATATGGTTTTAACTGGATGTCATTGGCATTTTCTTCTATAAGCCATGTTCCTGGCTCTCATCCCTCTGAACAAATTCTTGATAAATTTGTACCTTTTAATTTGGATTCTACATCTGAGTCAATCCCTGATATTTCAAATCCTGTCGTTTCAGAACAAAATGGTATGCATGAAAGGTTATACCAAGCAGCAACTAACATTCCTCTAAGAAGAAAAGTCGGTTCTGAAGAATTTATGGAAAACGTAAATTCAACTAACCTTAATGATAATCTTACAGACTCAGGATCCGGTAAATGGTCATCAGGTTTAAATGATTCTGGAAGCGGAATTGTTAAAAATAGATCTTTTTGGCTCGTTGCTGATGCTGAATTAATTGTTTATGGAGCTACAGAGCCTTCTGCAAAACTGACAATAGGTGGAGAAGATGTACCCCTTGCTGCAGATGGTACTTTTAGAATTCAAGTTCCATTTAGAGATGGGACTCAAAAATATGATATAAAGGCTGTTGATGTATCTGGTGAGCAAGAAAAAAGTATATCAATGAAATTTGATAGAACTACACCACTTGACGATACTAATGAAAAAGACAATGCTGAGACTGAATGGTTTTAA
- a CDS encoding alpha-D-glucose phosphate-specific phosphoglucomutase — protein sequence MSQVNVININFPFLDQKPGTSGLRKSTLKFQEEHYLEIFIEAILQSFEDLKGSTLVVGGDGRYGNVEAIEKIVQISIAHKVQKIIVPKYGLLSTPATSHLIRKENAIGGIILSASHNPGGIDGDFGVKLNISNGGPAPEMITNKIFKASQLLTSYKICKIQLPDFSEYGTYAYGETTLEIIDGLKDYSNLMEKIFDFDQISDFLKKDFSIIFDAMNAVTGPYAKNIFVKKMGLAHDCVMNGNPLKDFGGLHPDPNLTYASHLADLLLNKKSYSFGAACDGDGDRNMILGSGCFVNPSDSLAVITANTKCVPGYKDGITGVARSMPTSSAVDNVARALNIPCFETPTGWKFFGNLLDSNLITLCGEESFGTGSNHVREKDGLWAVLYWLQVLAEKKCSVSELMQNHWKQFGRNYYSRHDYEAIPSNIANQIFGNLTSMLENLKGNSFAGHSVTVADNFSYLDPVDNSISENQGLRLVLDDNSRVIVRLSGTGTKGATLRLYFEKFFDPQQNLSLNPQIALKPLIDDLDALLNISKLTQMETPTVIT from the coding sequence ATGTCTCAAGTTAATGTAATTAATATCAATTTTCCTTTTCTAGATCAAAAACCAGGAACTTCTGGTTTAAGAAAAAGTACTTTAAAGTTTCAGGAAGAACATTATTTAGAAATTTTTATTGAAGCAATCTTACAATCATTCGAAGATTTAAAAGGTTCAACATTAGTAGTTGGTGGTGATGGCAGATATGGGAATGTTGAAGCAATAGAAAAAATTGTTCAAATAAGTATTGCTCATAAAGTGCAAAAGATTATTGTTCCAAAATACGGTTTATTATCTACTCCTGCGACATCGCATTTAATTAGAAAAGAAAATGCTATTGGTGGAATTATTCTTTCTGCAAGCCATAATCCTGGTGGGATTGATGGCGACTTTGGCGTGAAATTGAATATCTCTAATGGAGGCCCAGCTCCTGAGATGATTACGAATAAGATTTTCAAGGCTTCTCAATTACTAACTAGTTATAAAATTTGTAAAATTCAATTACCTGATTTTAGTGAATATGGAACTTATGCTTACGGTGAAACTACCTTAGAAATTATTGATGGATTAAAAGATTATTCTAATTTGATGGAGAAAATTTTTGATTTTGATCAAATTAGTGATTTTTTAAAAAAAGATTTCTCTATAATCTTTGATGCAATGAATGCGGTTACAGGCCCATATGCAAAAAATATTTTTGTTAAAAAAATGGGACTTGCTCATGATTGTGTTATGAATGGTAACCCGTTAAAAGATTTTGGAGGTTTACATCCTGATCCTAATCTTACTTACGCATCCCACTTGGCTGATTTGTTACTAAATAAAAAATCTTATAGTTTTGGTGCTGCATGCGATGGAGATGGAGATAGGAATATGATTTTAGGAAGTGGATGTTTTGTAAATCCTAGTGATAGCCTCGCAGTTATCACTGCTAACACAAAATGTGTCCCTGGTTATAAAGATGGTATTACAGGTGTGGCACGATCCATGCCAACCAGCTCAGCAGTTGATAATGTTGCTCGAGCATTAAATATACCTTGTTTCGAGACACCTACTGGCTGGAAGTTTTTTGGAAATCTTTTAGATTCTAATTTAATTACTTTATGTGGAGAAGAAAGTTTCGGAACAGGTAGTAATCATGTGAGAGAGAAAGATGGACTATGGGCAGTTTTATATTGGTTACAAGTTTTAGCTGAGAAAAAATGTTCGGTAAGTGAATTGATGCAGAATCATTGGAAACAATTTGGTAGGAATTATTATTCAAGACATGATTATGAGGCAATCCCCTCAAATATTGCTAATCAAATCTTTGGTAATCTAACTTCTATGCTCGAAAATTTAAAAGGAAATAGTTTTGCTGGTCATTCAGTTACAGTTGCAGATAACTTTTCATATTTAGATCCAGTTGATAATTCCATAAGTGAAAATCAAGGTTTAAGATTGGTCCTTGATGATAATTCTCGAGTAATTGTGCGCCTTTCTGGAACTGGAACTAAGGGTGCAACATTAAGACTTTACTTTGAGAAATTTTTCGATCCTCAACAGAACCTTTCGTTAAATCCTCAGATCGCTTTGAAACCTCTAATAGATGATTTAGATGCTTTATTAAACATTTCAAAACTTACTCAAATGGAAACTCCTACAGTAATTACATAG
- a CDS encoding AAA family ATPase, with protein sequence MHSENLFTNYSQIENNAPLADKLRPKNLEDFFGQQPILNENSLLRSAILNDKISNFIFSGPPGVGKTTLIEIISFNTRSKLIKLNAVLSSVKELRNEIANAKDRLINSKRKTILFIDEVHRFTAVQQDALLPSIENGTITFIGATTENPFFAVNKALVSRSRIFTLLPLSENDLQKIIQKVITHYSKKKDSKKVHLTQDAISHLVKFSGGDARTLINALEMAIETTAENDAKEININLSIAEDAIQKKNIVYDKNGQNHYDVISAFIKSIRGSDPDATLFWLANMIEAGEDPNFIFRRLLISASEDVGIADPNAIVVVQSCCDAFNRVGFPEGLYFLTQASLYLAISLKSNSTKTIFKAIETIKSTNAFDVPLHLKNNSNSYVNPHNYPGNWVAQEYLPKSLRGLKIWEPNNNGWEKTQYEELLRRKEN encoded by the coding sequence ATGCATTCAGAAAATTTATTTACTAATTATTCTCAAATAGAAAATAATGCACCTTTGGCAGATAAATTAAGACCAAAGAATTTGGAAGATTTTTTTGGTCAACAACCAATCCTCAATGAGAATTCGCTTTTGAGAAGTGCAATATTAAACGATAAGATTAGTAATTTTATTTTTTCTGGCCCTCCTGGTGTTGGAAAAACTACTCTAATTGAAATTATTTCCTTTAATACGCGTTCAAAATTAATTAAGTTAAATGCAGTATTATCAAGTGTTAAAGAATTAAGAAATGAAATCGCTAATGCAAAAGATCGATTAATAAATTCAAAAAGAAAAACAATTTTATTTATCGATGAGGTTCATAGATTTACAGCAGTTCAGCAAGATGCTTTATTACCTTCAATAGAAAATGGAACTATAACTTTTATTGGTGCTACAACTGAAAACCCATTCTTTGCTGTTAATAAAGCGCTTGTTAGTAGGTCTCGTATTTTTACATTACTTCCTTTGTCAGAAAATGATTTGCAGAAAATAATACAAAAAGTTATAACTCATTATTCTAAAAAAAAAGATTCAAAAAAAGTTCATTTAACTCAAGATGCTATAAGTCATTTAGTTAAATTTTCTGGCGGTGATGCAAGAACATTAATCAATGCCCTAGAGATGGCCATAGAAACAACTGCTGAAAATGATGCAAAAGAAATCAACATTAATCTCTCAATAGCAGAGGATGCAATTCAAAAGAAAAATATTGTTTACGATAAAAATGGTCAAAATCATTACGATGTAATAAGTGCCTTTATTAAGTCCATAAGAGGTTCTGATCCAGATGCAACTTTATTCTGGCTTGCGAATATGATTGAGGCTGGTGAAGATCCTAATTTTATTTTTAGAAGACTTCTTATATCTGCCAGTGAAGATGTTGGAATAGCTGACCCTAATGCCATAGTAGTTGTACAATCCTGTTGTGATGCTTTTAATAGGGTTGGTTTTCCAGAAGGATTATATTTTTTAACGCAGGCTTCTTTATATTTAGCTATATCTCTAAAAAGTAATAGTACGAAAACTATTTTTAAAGCAATTGAAACAATCAAATCTACCAATGCTTTTGACGTTCCACTTCATTTAAAAAATAATTCTAATAGTTATGTTAATCCTCATAATTATCCAGGTAACTGGGTCGCACAAGAATATCTTCCCAAATCTTTAAGAGGTTTAAAAATATGGGAACCAAATAATAATGGATGGGAAAAAACTCAATATGAAGAACTTCTTAGAAGAAAAGAAAACTAA
- a CDS encoding 4-phosphopantetheinyl transferase, whose amino-acid sequence MKLLNEYEYKIPKIWFYEVKGVQDVATVEEIKTAKKLTSSRSKIFLETRAYLRQSLSTLFDLDPLEIPINAHPGEPPSLPSGMGNISLSHCKDAITIVWHKSKIGIDIERTDRDFNHIKFAEKYFFHTNKSNHNYYLTKNMILNQWCAVEAAIKWDHGRLAKDIKHWQFFEKPKQLIHKKKNIHLNYSKINFHNWTIALAYEEKTSFNHEIICCSKKF is encoded by the coding sequence TTGAAATTATTAAATGAGTATGAATATAAAATACCAAAAATTTGGTTTTATGAGGTTAAAGGTGTGCAAGATGTCGCAACGGTAGAAGAAATTAAAACCGCAAAAAAACTAACAAGTTCAAGATCAAAGATTTTTTTAGAAACAAGAGCTTATTTACGACAATCACTTTCAACACTTTTTGATTTAGACCCTCTAGAAATTCCAATTAATGCTCATCCTGGAGAACCTCCAAGTTTACCCTCTGGCATGGGAAATATCAGTTTAAGCCATTGTAAAGATGCCATTACTATAGTGTGGCATAAAAGCAAAATAGGGATTGATATTGAGAGAACTGATAGAGATTTTAACCATATAAAATTTGCAGAAAAGTATTTTTTTCATACCAATAAATCAAACCATAATTATTATTTGACAAAAAATATGATATTAAATCAATGGTGTGCTGTTGAAGCGGCTATAAAATGGGATCATGGAAGATTAGCTAAAGACATTAAACATTGGCAATTTTTTGAAAAGCCAAAACAGTTAATTCATAAGAAGAAAAACATACATTTAAATTATTCAAAGATTAACTTCCATAATTGGACTATTGCTTTAGCCTACGAAGAAAAAACTTCTTTTAATCATGAGATAATTTGTTGTTCGAAAAAATTTTAG
- the bcp gene encoding thioredoxin-dependent thiol peroxidase, translated as MALKVGDKAPEFKLKDSFEKEVSLSDFKGKRIILYFYPKDNTPGCTKEACNFKENWDLLKKNNIVVLGISKDNASSHQKFIEKFNLPFILLTDPEPFKVSSDYDSYGLKKFMGKEYMGMMRNTFLIDTDGNIEKIYLKVKAAIMADHIIADLGLS; from the coding sequence ATGGCTCTTAAGGTTGGCGACAAAGCACCAGAATTTAAATTAAAAGATTCTTTTGAGAAAGAAGTTTCTCTTAGTGATTTTAAAGGTAAGAGAATAATACTATATTTTTATCCAAAAGATAATACTCCAGGATGTACTAAAGAAGCATGTAATTTTAAAGAGAATTGGGATTTACTCAAAAAAAATAATATTGTTGTGCTTGGTATTAGTAAAGATAACGCATCCTCTCATCAGAAGTTTATAGAAAAATTTAATTTACCTTTTATTCTTTTAACTGATCCTGAACCTTTTAAAGTTTCTTCTGATTACGATAGTTATGGACTGAAGAAATTCATGGGAAAAGAATATATGGGAATGATGAGAAATACTTTTTTGATCGATACTGATGGTAACATCGAAAAAATTTACTTAAAGGTAAAAGCAGCAATAATGGCTGATCATATAATTGCAGACCTTGGTTTAAGCTGA
- a CDS encoding type III pantothenate kinase: MVSDINFLLVGNSRLHWAKYSKNQSKFFHTKKEQKVPENIDLDQLIWASVGKIPNFLLKKENELKTKDIKLSNLPDYFGVDRALACIAALKIIENPFKKDLLIADFGTILSITKLNSNGSIIGGQLLPGFLTQLKSMEQNTNNLKVPKKYNIPIKDFLIDTEEAILKGVINSLTSVINSLFNPAKDILIICGGDSQLLAKSLKTQKDTIIAPNLVMEGMIIHHLSVKKSA; the protein is encoded by the coding sequence ATGGTCTCAGATATAAATTTTTTATTAGTAGGGAATAGTAGGCTTCATTGGGCAAAATATTCTAAAAATCAATCTAAATTCTTCCATACCAAAAAAGAGCAAAAAGTTCCCGAAAATATAGATCTTGATCAATTAATTTGGGCTTCTGTAGGAAAAATACCAAATTTTTTGCTGAAAAAAGAAAATGAATTAAAAACTAAAGATATTAAGTTATCAAATCTTCCTGATTATTTTGGAGTTGATAGAGCTCTTGCCTGTATTGCCGCTTTAAAAATTATTGAAAACCCTTTCAAAAAAGATTTGCTAATTGCAGATTTTGGAACAATATTATCAATAACAAAATTAAATTCAAATGGATCTATTATTGGAGGTCAACTTCTTCCAGGTTTTCTAACACAATTAAAATCAATGGAACAAAATACAAACAATCTTAAAGTTCCCAAAAAATATAATATTCCAATCAAAGATTTTTTAATTGATACAGAAGAAGCAATTTTAAAAGGAGTAATTAACTCTCTTACAAGCGTGATTAATAGTTTATTTAATCCCGCAAAAGATATTTTAATAATCTGTGGAGGAGACTCTCAATTACTCGCAAAATCTCTAAAGACTCAAAAAGACACTATTATTGCTCCTAATTTAGTTATGGAGGGAATGATTATTCACCACCTGTCCGTAAAAAAATCAGCTTAA
- a CDS encoding phosphoadenylyl-sulfate reductase, producing the protein MIEKIQKDIQTNLRKYNQELVDIKPQEMLTWGYKKFDNQFAITTSFGIQSSVLLNMVRKLRLQKKIKIFWIDTGYLPPETYHYAEKLINSLSLEVEVLQSELSPARMEAKYGKLWETNKESDLDKYHELRKIKPLENGLEKYNIFCWASGVRSSQTQNRKKMKFLDVIRQRLSLRPLLSWTNKDIFYYMEENNLPAHPLFIKGYSSVGDWHSSSPDGIKTKGRDTRFGGIKQECGIHTNN; encoded by the coding sequence ATGATTGAAAAAATCCAAAAAGATATTCAAACCAACTTGAGGAAATATAATCAAGAGTTAGTAGATATAAAGCCTCAAGAAATGCTTACATGGGGTTATAAAAAGTTTGATAATCAATTTGCTATTACAACAAGTTTTGGTATACAGTCATCAGTCCTTTTAAATATGGTCAGAAAATTACGTCTACAAAAAAAAATCAAAATTTTTTGGATAGATACAGGTTACCTTCCTCCAGAAACATATCATTATGCTGAAAAACTTATTAATAGTTTATCCTTAGAAGTTGAAGTTCTTCAAAGTGAATTATCTCCAGCAAGAATGGAGGCCAAATATGGAAAACTTTGGGAAACAAATAAAGAGAGTGATTTAGATAAGTATCATGAATTGAGAAAGATAAAACCTTTAGAAAATGGTCTAGAAAAATATAATATTTTCTGCTGGGCAAGCGGTGTTAGATCAAGTCAAACACAAAATAGAAAAAAAATGAAATTCTTAGACGTAATTCGTCAAAGACTCTCTTTAAGACCTTTATTAAGTTGGACAAATAAAGATATTTTTTATTATATGGAAGAGAATAATTTACCTGCACATCCACTTTTTATCAAAGGTTATTCTTCTGTAGGAGATTGGCATTCAAGCAGTCCCGATGGTATTAAGACAAAGGGCAGAGATACAAGATTTGGAGGGATTAAACAAGAATGTGGAATACACACTAATAATTGA
- a CDS encoding FAD-dependent oxidoreductase: protein MKSIQKPIVIVGAGFAGMTFALNLKNLNPSLPILVVDSETNFIFKPLMYEVLSKEIRSWEATPKFANIFSDAGITFLRNSLTKISFTENILEFSDDLKLSYHYLVICTGSVPNSFFIKGVDKNCYFFNDVHDLNKLNSFLKKSQDTALYKKLFIVGGGPSGIELACKIKDLFTDQFEINVIEKSNEILNKNKIFNREQAEKALEKRKINVLLNSTVKEVSETKISISSEVGITSLEKDIVIWTAGVKPNLSYLATDQITKKFGRILVNNNLQIENYENCFAIGDVSVIEGMEDLPITAQVAMQEGNYLANNLELLIQGKDPLPFEFKDNGEMISLGIGEASISGLGVTLSGKLAFEARRLIYASKLPDITESLKSASSWIFQKKSIFKKFLKKDNFK from the coding sequence ATGAAATCAATACAAAAACCAATAGTAATAGTTGGAGCAGGTTTTGCAGGTATGACATTTGCTTTGAATTTAAAGAATCTTAATCCTTCTTTACCAATTCTTGTGGTTGATTCTGAAACAAACTTTATATTTAAACCTTTAATGTACGAAGTTTTAAGTAAAGAAATAAGAAGTTGGGAAGCCACCCCAAAATTTGCAAATATTTTTTCTGATGCGGGCATAACTTTTTTAAGAAATTCTTTAACCAAGATTTCCTTTACAGAAAATATTCTTGAATTTAGTGACGATTTAAAATTAAGTTATCATTACCTTGTTATCTGTACAGGCTCTGTTCCAAATAGTTTTTTTATAAAAGGTGTAGATAAAAATTGTTATTTTTTTAATGACGTTCACGATCTAAATAAATTAAATTCTTTTTTAAAAAAATCACAAGATACTGCGTTGTATAAAAAGTTATTCATAGTTGGAGGTGGTCCCTCTGGTATCGAGTTGGCATGTAAAATTAAAGATTTATTTACAGACCAATTTGAAATTAATGTAATAGAAAAATCAAACGAAATCCTCAATAAAAACAAAATTTTTAATAGAGAACAAGCAGAGAAGGCATTAGAAAAAAGAAAAATCAACGTTCTTTTGAATTCCACAGTTAAAGAAGTCTCAGAAACTAAGATTAGTATTTCTAGTGAGGTTGGAATAACTTCTTTGGAAAAAGACATTGTTATATGGACTGCAGGCGTTAAACCTAATTTGTCTTACTTAGCAACTGATCAAATAACAAAAAAATTTGGACGAATTTTAGTAAATAACAATCTGCAAATAGAAAACTATGAAAACTGTTTTGCTATTGGCGATGTTTCAGTCATTGAAGGAATGGAGGATTTACCTATAACTGCTCAGGTCGCTATGCAGGAAGGAAATTATCTAGCTAATAATTTAGAACTTTTAATTCAAGGAAAGGATCCGTTACCCTTTGAATTTAAAGATAATGGTGAAATGATTAGTTTAGGAATAGGAGAAGCTTCAATTTCTGGCCTTGGGGTTACTTTATCTGGGAAATTGGCTTTTGAGGCGAGAAGACTTATATATGCTTCCAAGTTGCCTGATATTACTGAAAGCTTAAAATCTGCATCTTCATGGATATTCCAAAAAAAATCAATTTTTAAAAAGTTTCTGAAAAAAGATAATTTCAAGTAA
- a CDS encoding SLC13 family permease — protein MNLIAVVSNNFDAFITVVVLIMSIILFIKNTIAPELTGLLCVGIFIATGVLSPEKALAGFGSPSLITLMGLFAVSSALFKSGALDRVRELISSESIRTPRKLISLIAFLIAPISGIVPNTPVVASLLPLIEGWCERRNISPSKVLLPLSFATLLGGTLTLLGSSVNLLVSDISQQLGYGALELFSLTSIGIPVWLIGTTYMILVSDMLLPDRGRDKEFIKNGDMNIYFTEVTIPSTSELVGQSVRNSRLQRRFDVDVLELQRNGKVILPPLADRKIEPDDRLIIRVTRADLFRLQQEHTILLGENKTSLEGVNVFSDDEGTKTFEALLPAGSTLAGASLRELRFRQRHNATVLALRRGQQTVQERLGQAVLRAGDVLLLQAPLDSIRGLQASNDLLILDQFEDDLPFLIKKPISIAIAIGMVVLPSVSNIPLVGSVLLAVIAMVACGCLRPAEIQKSIRLDVILLLGSLSCFSVAMQVTGLADLIAVNLNFALNGMPLYFALVVIFVSTVILTQFISNAASVALILPVAIEFSNVIGISPSALIMLVLFGASQSFLTPMGYQTNLMVYGPGRYRFFDIAKYGAGLTLIMTLLVPALIILNYG, from the coding sequence ATGAATTTAATTGCAGTAGTTAGTAATAATTTTGATGCTTTCATAACGGTAGTTGTTTTAATAATGTCAATAATTTTATTTATTAAAAATACTATTGCACCAGAATTAACTGGTTTGTTATGTGTTGGAATATTTATAGCTACAGGGGTTCTTTCTCCTGAAAAAGCTTTAGCTGGATTTGGCAGCCCATCCTTAATTACCCTTATGGGTTTATTTGCAGTCTCTTCTGCATTATTTAAAAGTGGAGCTTTGGACAGAGTAAGAGAATTGATATCTTCTGAAAGTATTAGAACGCCAAGGAAATTAATTTCTTTAATAGCTTTTTTGATAGCTCCAATATCTGGAATTGTACCTAATACTCCAGTAGTAGCATCTTTGTTACCCCTAATTGAAGGTTGGTGTGAGCGAAGAAATATATCACCATCAAAAGTTTTATTACCTCTTTCTTTTGCTACTTTATTAGGTGGAACTCTGACATTATTAGGTAGCTCAGTAAATCTTCTTGTAAGTGATATTAGTCAACAATTAGGTTATGGAGCTTTGGAATTATTTAGTTTGACTTCAATCGGAATTCCTGTGTGGCTTATAGGCACAACCTATATGATTCTAGTTTCTGACATGCTTTTGCCGGATAGAGGGAGAGATAAGGAATTTATTAAAAATGGTGATATGAATATATACTTTACTGAAGTTACTATTCCCTCTACTTCAGAATTAGTTGGACAATCTGTCAGAAATAGTAGATTGCAAAGACGATTTGATGTTGATGTTCTGGAATTGCAAAGAAATGGAAAAGTTATTCTTCCTCCTTTGGCTGATAGAAAGATTGAACCAGATGATAGATTAATAATACGCGTTACAAGGGCAGACTTATTTAGGCTTCAGCAGGAACATACCATTCTGCTAGGCGAAAATAAAACATCTTTAGAAGGAGTAAATGTTTTCTCAGATGATGAAGGCACTAAAACCTTTGAAGCTCTTTTACCAGCTGGCTCAACTCTAGCTGGAGCAAGTTTGAGAGAATTAAGATTTAGGCAGCGTCATAATGCAACGGTTTTAGCACTAAGAAGAGGTCAACAAACTGTTCAGGAGAGATTAGGCCAAGCTGTTTTAAGGGCTGGAGATGTTTTATTATTGCAAGCACCTTTAGATTCAATAAGAGGTCTGCAAGCTAGTAATGATTTGCTTATTTTAGATCAATTCGAAGATGATTTACCTTTCTTGATAAAAAAACCTATATCGATTGCAATTGCAATAGGAATGGTGGTTTTGCCTTCGGTTTCTAATATTCCATTAGTAGGTTCAGTACTCTTAGCAGTCATTGCTATGGTTGCTTGTGGATGTTTAAGACCTGCAGAGATACAAAAATCAATTAGGTTAGACGTCATTTTATTGTTGGGATCCTTATCATGCTTTAGTGTGGCTATGCAAGTAACAGGATTAGCAGATTTAATTGCTGTTAATCTAAACTTTGCTCTTAATGGAATGCCTCTGTATTTTGCACTAGTCGTAATTTTTGTATCGACAGTTATTCTTACACAATTTATAAGTAATGCTGCTTCGGTTGCTTTGATTTTGCCTGTTGCTATTGAATTCTCAAATGTTATAGGGATTTCGCCAAGTGCTTTAATAATGCTTGTTTTATTTGGTGCAAGTCAATCTTTCTTGACTCCAATGGGTTATCAAACAAATTTAATGGTTTATGGTCCTGGAAGATATAGGTTTTTTGATATCGCAAAATATGGAGCTGGTTTAACACTTATAATGACACTATTAGTACCAGCATTGATAATTTTAAATTACGGATAA